The Ahaetulla prasina isolate Xishuangbanna chromosome 3, ASM2864084v1, whole genome shotgun sequence genome window below encodes:
- the LOC131194191 gene encoding mas-related G-protein coupled receptor member H-like: MNATWEHSDSNSTHYFNEYETAIFSVTLITCCTGLPLNGIVIWLLGFQMKRNPFTVLILNLAISDFGFLIFAALYSLGDFIAVQPFQSWVMFYLFDLMYINGLFLLTAISVDRCVAVVFPMWYHYSRPKYLSPVVCALLWIFSFFLVGIGSNIKNLVFSYVPWDFDLVVTAVVCLPLSTISSLILFIKICLKSEQVKRGKLLVMILITLLCFLILTLPLYIYVFTTLFLGINHTSLSFLFFLYFNLCSCLNSSVNPVIYFLVGRKKQAKSTGSIKAIFQRVFKEDEVPETTKKFTKTVSS, translated from the coding sequence ATGAATGCTACATGGGAGCACTCTGACTCTAATAGTACCCATTATTTCAATGAATATGAAACTGCCATATTCTCAGTCACGTTAATCACCTGCTGCACGGGACTCCCGTTGAATGGAATTGTCATCTGGCTACTCGGCTTTCAGATGAAGAGAAACCCTTTCACCGTGTTGATTCTGAATTTAGCTATTTCTGACTTTGGGTTTCTCATATTTGCGGCTTTGTATTCACTTGGTGATTTTATAGCTGTTCAACCGTTTCAAAGTTGGGTGATGTTTTATTTGTTCGACCTCATGTATATCAATGGTCTGTTTCTTCTGACAGCGATCAGCGTGGACCGTTGTGTGGCTGTTGTCTTCCCGATGTGGTATCATTATTCCCGGCCAAAGTATTTGTCTCCTGTTGTGTGCGCCCTCCTCTggatcttctctttcttcctggtTGGAATTGGCAGCAATATCAAGAATTTAGTTTTTTCTTATGTTCCCTGGGATTTTGATCTGGTTGTGACTGCTGTGgtttgccttccattgagcacGATTTCCAGTCTGATCCTCTTCATCAAAATATGTCTTAAATCCGAACAAGTCAAACGGGGAAAACTTTTAGTGATGATCTTAATTACTCTTCTCTGTTTCCTTATTCTTACCCTTCCACTATACATTTATGTGTTCACTACTCTTTTTCTTGGCATCAATCATACCTCGCtcagttttctattttttttatattttaatctctGTTCTTGCCTGAACAGCAGCGTTAACCCAGTGATCTATTTTCTGGTTGGCAGAAAGAAACAAGCTAAGTCCACGGGGAGCATAAAGgccatttttcaaagagtcttcaaAGAAGATGAAGTTCCTGAAACCACAAAGAAGTTTACAAAAACAGTTTCAAGTTGa